One Nostoc sp. UHCC 0302 DNA window includes the following coding sequences:
- a CDS encoding DUF433 domain-containing protein yields MQQDNLLSRISIDPNICFGKPCIRGHRIWVSLILDYLAGGMTIEEILEAYSSIEREDVLACIAYGAEMARDVFVELPLTEKK; encoded by the coding sequence ATGCAGCAAGATAATCTGCTGTCGAGAATTTCTATCGACCCAAATATATGTTTTGGTAAACCTTGTATTCGCGGACATCGTATTTGGGTGTCTTTGATTCTTGACTATTTGGCGGGTGGAATGACTATTGAGGAAATTTTAGAAGCATATTCCAGTATAGAAAGAGAAGATGTACTTGCTTGTATTGCTTATGGTGCAGAAATGGCACGGGATGTTTTTGTAGAACTTCCTTTAACTGAAAAAAAGTAA
- a CDS encoding DUF5615 family PIN-like protein, translating to MNLKLDENIDLRVVSLLRLAGHDVANISGQGLSSAPDGEVIDVCRREGRCLVTCDRGFGNRLKYNLSDYAGIVIIHLPSRPNFTFWQEAIETLIQELNTAEVTGKLWIIQGGTIQEYQQIESEI from the coding sequence GTGAATTTAAAGCTTGATGAAAATATTGATCTTCGTGTTGTAAGTTTGTTGCGTTTAGCAGGACACGATGTAGCGAATATATCAGGGCAAGGTTTAAGTTCTGCACCTGATGGGGAAGTAATTGATGTTTGTCGCCGCGAGGGTAGATGCTTAGTAACTTGTGATCGCGGCTTTGGAAATCGTCTCAAATACAACCTGTCTGATTATGCAGGAATTGTCATTATTCATTTGCCTTCTCGTCCTAATTTTACATTTTGGCAAGAAGCTATAGAGACCCTTATTCAAGAACTGAATACAGCAGAAGTCACTGGAAAATTGTGGATTATTCAGGGCGGAACGATTCAAGAATATCAA